The genomic region GAAAAGTCGCCCGGCACTTATGTCATTCGTTTGAATCAAGAACCGCCGGTTAGCGGTCATCGTCCCGCTGTTGACATCATGTATGACTCGCTGGCAGAGCTTCGCGGTGTTCGAGTACGAGCTGCGATCCTGACGGGAATGGGCGGAGATGGCGCAAACGGCATGGTGAAAATCAAAGACCAAGGCGGTCGCACGATCGCGGAAGCACAGGAATCATGCGTTGTTTTTGGAATGCCGCGCACGGCGATCGCCAAGGGTTGCGTTGACATCATCGCCCCGTTGGACCGCATCGCGGACGAACTCACGAAGCCTTGGAATTGCTAGGAGGTGTCAGACATGGACATGAATCAATATTTGGATATGTTCATTGAAGAGTCAAAAGAGCATTTGCAGGCGATTAACGAGAACCTGCTGGCTTTAGAGCAAAACCCGCAATCCCTCGACATCGTCAATGTCATTTTCCGTTCGGCTCACACGCTGAAAGGGATGGCGGCTACGATGGGGTTTGAGAAGATGGCGCACCTGACGCACGATATGGAGAACGGTCTGGATCTGATGCGCAACGGCAAACTCGCCGTTACGCAGATCGTCATGGACGTGCTGTTCAGCTGTGTTGACGTTTTGGAAACCCAACTTAACCAAATCATCGAAACCGGCACAGATGCAGGTGTCAACGTTGACTCCCTCGTGGAACAACTCAAAGCGATTGCATCCGGCAAACCGGCTCCGGTCGCGGCTGCAAGCACTCCCACCGCTGTTTCCACTGATTCAGCTCCGGCCCCGCAAGCAGACGATGTTGACCTCAACGAGTACGAATCGACCATTCTCCAGCAATCGAAGGAGAAGGGCTTTAACGGGTACAAGATCATCGTTCGCCTCGAAGAAAAATGCGTCATGCGCGCAGCACGTGCCTACATGGTGTTTGACGCCTACGAGCGTGTCGGCGAGATCATCAAGTCAGAGCCGCGCGTCGAAGATCTTGAAGAAGAGAAGTTCGAGAATGAATTCATGCTCGTCCTTGTCACACAAGAAGATATCGAAAAAGTCCGTAAAACGGGTTTGAACGTCTCGGAAGTTGCAACGGTGGAAGTCACGGCCATCGACGTACATCAGTCTCCGGCTGACTCGGTCGCTCAACAAGTGGCGAGCCAAATGGAACCGATCGTCGAAGCGGTCCAACAAACGGCTGCAGCGGCTGTTGTGGCAGCTCCGGTTGCAGAAGCTCCGAAAGCAGCGGCGCAGGACATCAAGAAGCCGCAACTTGGCAAGTCGGTTCGCGTTGACATCGAGCGTCTCGACGTCCTGATCAACTTGTTCTCGGAGTTGGTTATCGACCGTACTCGCCTCGAACAGATCGCTCGTGAACTGGGCAACCAAAGCTTGTATGAAACGGTCGAGCACATGAGCCGTATCTCCACCGACTTGCAGAACATCGTCATGACGATCCGCATGGTTCCGGTTGAGACCGTCTTCAACCGCTTCCCGCGCATGGTTCGCGACCTAGCGCGCGACCTGAATAAGAAAGTCAATTTCGTCGTTCGTGGTCAAGAAACTGAACTCGACCGCACGGTTATCGACGAAATCGGCGATCCGCTGGTTCACTTGCTACGCAACTCGCTCGACCATGGTCTTGAGAACCCGGAAACTCGCCGCGCGAATGGCAAGGACGAAACCGGCCTCGTCGAACTGGTGGCTTTCCACTCCGGCAACCATGTCTTCATCGAAATTACGGATGATGGCAACGGCATCAACCGCAACGGCGTCTTGAAGAAAGCGATCGAAAAGGGCATTGTCGACCAGTTCGCCGCTGAGAGCATGACAGACCAA from Tumebacillus amylolyticus harbors:
- a CDS encoding chemotaxis protein CheA, with product MDMNQYLDMFIEESKEHLQAINENLLALEQNPQSLDIVNVIFRSAHTLKGMAATMGFEKMAHLTHDMENGLDLMRNGKLAVTQIVMDVLFSCVDVLETQLNQIIETGTDAGVNVDSLVEQLKAIASGKPAPVAAASTPTAVSTDSAPAPQADDVDLNEYESTILQQSKEKGFNGYKIIVRLEEKCVMRAARAYMVFDAYERVGEIIKSEPRVEDLEEEKFENEFMLVLVTQEDIEKVRKTGLNVSEVATVEVTAIDVHQSPADSVAQQVASQMEPIVEAVQQTAAAAVVAAPVAEAPKAAAQDIKKPQLGKSVRVDIERLDVLINLFSELVIDRTRLEQIARELGNQSLYETVEHMSRISTDLQNIVMTIRMVPVETVFNRFPRMVRDLARDLNKKVNFVVRGQETELDRTVIDEIGDPLVHLLRNSLDHGLENPETRRANGKDETGLVELVAFHSGNHVFIEITDDGNGINRNGVLKKAIEKGIVDQFAAESMTDQQVYDLLFHSGFSTAEKISDVSGRGVGLDVVKTKIESLGGRVLVQSTPGKGTKFSIQLPLTLSIIQAMLVQISDEKYAIPLSSIIETAIINKADIKRVHKQAVIDFRGRVVPLLSLEDLFSIPRPEPLGLEEENVVIVRKGDKMAALVVDAFIGQQEVVLKSLGKYLTGGVFAISGATILGDGQVALIMDCNALIQ